The following are encoded in a window of Pelecanus crispus isolate bPelCri1 chromosome 6, bPelCri1.pri, whole genome shotgun sequence genomic DNA:
- the NUP160 gene encoding nuclear pore complex protein Nup160: protein MAAGLAERSCLELSPAARGPPRRLREVVFTPPGTAPLPAGRYGDSAGGFCYQESAQLAAATRNRFVRWTTSGDTVELVEESLDVNLLNNAVRLRIQGCPFLPGGVHLCEVQSHLVVLLITGQTVHRLLLPHPARMYRSELITESQIQSVFTDIGKINFRDPSNYYLIPSVPGLASNSVASAAWLSSEGEALFALPSASGGIFVLKLPPHDAPGTVTVVELKQSSVMQRFLTGWMPTAIRGDCGPSDLPVSLSVHCLDHDAFLFALCQDHKLRMWSYKDQMCLMVADLLEFMPVSRDLRLAAGTGHQLRLAFSPSLGLYLGVYMHAPKRGQFCVFQLVSTESNRYSLDHISSLFSSQETLVDFALTSAEIWALWHNEENQTVVKYINFEQNVAGQWNQVFVQPLPEEEVMVRHDQDPREAYLEYLFMPGQFTNAAIQKALQIFSQETEGHMDLTWDELKKEVTLAVESEFQASVTEYECSLEDFRQLQAEFWSKFYACCLQYQEALSRPLALHLNPYTSMVCLLKKGSLSFLVPCSLVDHLYLLSNEHLLTEDDAAIFDDMEMSRDVVCLVQCLRLIGESISMEMAFTMEMACFHLQPPEKAAEEIVEDLIANDTENVMEDIHSKLQEIRNPIHAIGVLIREMDYETDADTERAHHLNMRMNLTQLYGSGTAVSVVCWGVCKIATIRFLICRDLLFLQQLLLRLGDPMVLGGGQLFQSQQDLLHRTSPLLLSYYLIRWASQCLASDVPVDTLESNLQHLSVLELADTTAVTPHKLVSSPQTIVELFFQEVARKHIISRLFLQPNTSLAETSLNWPHLITAIVADFLPLLWPSNPGFLFPECLMGSCQYTQLQEYIRLLQPWCHVNMGSCYFMMGRCYLVMGEGHKALDYFCQAASEVGREEFLDRLIQPEEGEMVSTPRLQYYNKVLRLLDMVGLPELVIQLAAQAIMESADDWRIQATLRTCVFKHHLDLGHNSEAYVALTQNPDPSRRLDCLRQLVVVLCERSQLQDLVEFPYVNLHNEVVGIIESHARAVDLMTHNYYELLYAFHIYRHNYRKAGTVMFEYGMRLGREVRTLRGLQKQGNCFLAAINCLRLIRPEYAWIVQPAAGAVYERPGASPKRSHDGECTAVPTTRQIEILELEDLERECLLARIRLTLVQHDLSTAAVAGNSTPEETVALLVRAGLFDTAITLCQTFKLPLTPIFEGLTFKCIKLQLGGEAAQAEAWDWLAANQLSALVTTKESSATDEAWRLLSSYLERYPSQNSLYHRCVINKLLAHGIPLPNWLINSYKKVDAAELLRLYLNYDLLEEAVDLVLEYVDAVLGKGHQYFGIEFPLSATAPMVWLPYTAIDQLLQALQESTTNHYNVALYQKLHDKMEDYQQKVSVATRDRLYRRN, encoded by the exons atggcggcggggctggcggagCGGAGCTGCCTGGAGCTGAGCCCGGCGGCTCGGGGCCCACCGCGGCGGCTTCGGGAGGTGGTTTTTACCCCCCCCGGGacggctccgctccccgccggccgctACGGGGATAGCGCCGGTGGTTTTTGCTACCAGGAGAGCGCGCAGCTCGCCGCCGCCACCAGGAACCGCTTCGTGCGGTG GACCACATCGGGGGACACGgtggagctggtggaggaaTCTCTGGACGTCAACCTGCTGAACAACGCCGTGCGGCTCCGCATCCAGGGCTGCCCCTTCCTACCGGGCGGCGTGCACCTCTGCGAAGTACAGAGCCACCTGGTCGTCCTGCTGATCACCGGGCAGACGGTGCAtcgcctgctcctgccccatcccgcCCGCATGTACCGCAGC GAGCTGATAACAGAGAGCCAAATCCAGTCCGTGTTTACAGATATCGGCAAAATCAACTTCAGAGATCCTTCGAATTACTACCTGATTCCCAGCGTGCCAGGCCTGGCGTCTAATTCTGTTGCCTCAGCGGCGTGGCTTAGCAGCGAGGGGGAGGCTCTCTTCGCTCTGCCCTCTGCTTCGGGAGGGATCTTCGTCCTTAAGCTGCCTCCTCACGATGCGCCTG gaacGGTTACGGTTGTGGAATTGAAACAGAGCTCGGTGATGCAGCGTTTCCTTACCGGTTGGATGCCAACTGCCATCAG aggTGACTGTGGCCCATCGGACCTGCCTGTCAGCCTCTCTGTTCACTGCCTGGATCACGATGCCTTTCTCTTTGCTCTCTGCCAGGACCATAAACTTCGGATGTGGTCCTATAAG GATCAAATGTGCCTGATGGTTGCAGATCTGCTGGAGTTCATGCCGGTCAGCAGGGACCTGCGGCTCGCAGCTGGGACTGGGCACCAACTGCGCCTGGCCTTCTCCCCGTCCCTGGGGCTTTACCTCGGAGTGTACATGCACGCGCCCAAGCGAGGGCAG TTCTGTGTCTTCCAGCTGGTGAGCACCGAGAGCAACCGCTACAGCCTTGACCACATATCCTCCCTGTTCTCCTCGCAG GAGACTCTTGTTGACTTTGCCTTAACCTCGGCTGAGATCTGGGCGCTGTGGCACAACGAAGAGAACCAAACCGTTGTGAAATACATCAACTTTGAGCA aaatgtcGCGGGCCAGTGGAACCAGGTCTTTGTGCAGCCACTGCCTGAAGAGGAAGTGATGGTTCGACACGATCAGGACCCCAGG GAAGCCTACCTGGAATATCTCTTCATGCCTGGCCAGTTCACAAACGCAGCTATCCAGAAGGCTTTACAG atCTTTTCTCAAGAAACTGAGGGACACATGGATCTGACATGGGATGAGTTAAAAAAAGAGGTTACCTTAGCCGTGGAAAGCGAg TTCCAGGCCAGCGTGACAGAATATGAGTGCTCGCTGGAGGATTTTCGGCAGCTGCAGGCGGAGTTCTGGTCCAAGTTCTATGCCTGCTGCCTTCAGTACCAAGAAGCCCTCTCACGGCCCCTGGCCCTGCACTTGAATCCCTACACCAGCATGGTGTGCCTGCTGAAGAAG GGCTCCCTGTCTTTCCTTGTGCCCTGCTCCTTGGTGGACCATCTCTATCTCCTCTCTAACGAGCATCTCCTGACTGAGGACGACGCTGCCATCTTTGATG ATATGGAGATGTCTCGTGATGTTGTCTGTCTTGTCCAGTGCCTTCGACTGATCGGAGAATCAATTTCCATGGAAATGGCATTCACAATGGAAATGGCTTGCTTCCACCTCCAGCCTCCAGAAAAGGCTGCAGAGGAGATCGTGGAGGACTTGATAGCTAATGACAC GGAAAATGTGATGGAGGATATACACAGCAAACTGCAGGAGATCAGAAACCCCATCCATGCCATCGGAGTGCTCATCCGCGAAATGGACTACGAGACAGATGCTGACACGGAAAGAG CTCATCACCTAAATATGCGCATGAACCTCACCCAGCTGTACGGTAGTGGTACCGCTGTCAGCGTGGTTTGCTGGGGGGTATGTAAGATTGCCACGATCCGTTTCCTGATCTGTCGGGACCTGTTGTTCCTCCAACAGCTGTTGCTGCGGCTTGGAGATCCT ATGGTTTTGGGAGGGGGACAGCTGTTCCAGTCTCAGCAGGACCTGCTGCACCGCACCTCTCCCCTGCTGCTGTCCTACTACCTGATCAGGTGGGCAAGCCAGTGCCTTGCGTCTGACGTCCCTGTCGACACGCT ggAGTCGAATCTGCAGCATCTCTCTGTGTTGGAGTTAGCAGACACCACTGCTGTAACACCCCATAAGCTAG tatCCAGCCCTCAAACAATTGTGGAGCTGTTCTTTCAGGAAGTGGCCAGAAAACACATCATATCTCGACTTTTCTTGCAACCAAACACCTCTTTGGCTGAAACAAGTTTGAACTGGCCCCATCTCATTACCGCAATAGTGGCTGACTTTCTGCCGCTCCT ATGGCCCAGCAATCCCGGCTTCCTCTTCCCCGAGTGCCTGATGGGGAGCTGTCAGTACACCCAGCTGCAG GAATACATTCGCCTGCTGCAGCCGTGGTGCCACGTGAACATGGGCTCCTGCTACTTCATGATGGGCAGGTGCTACCTTGTCATGGGCGAGGGGCACAAG GCTTTGGACTATTTCTGCCAAGCCGCGTCAGAGGTGGGAAGAGAAGAGTTCTTGGACAGGCTGATCCAACCTGAGGAGGGTGAGATGGTCTCCACTCCACGCCTGCAGTACTACAACAAG GTTCTGCGCTTGTTGGACATGGTTGGTTTACCGGAGCTGGTCATCCAGCTGGCTGCCCAGGCTATCATGGAATCGGCGGATGACTGGAGAATCCAG GCTACTTTGAGGACTTGCGTCTTTAAACATCACTTGGATTTGGGACACAACAGTGAAGCATATGTAGCCTTAACGCAAAACCCAGATCCGAGCAG GCGGCTGGACTGTCTGCGCCAGCTAGTGGTGGTTCTCTGTGAGCGCTCCCAGCTCCAGGACCTGGTGGAATTCCCCTACGTGAACCTCCATAACGAG GTCGTGGGGATCATCGAATCTCACGCTCGAGCGGTGGACCTGATGACCCACAACTACTATGAGCTGCTGTACGCTTTCCACATTTACCGCCACAACTACCGCAAGG CTGGAACGGTGATGTTTGAATACGGCATGCGTCTGGGCAGGGAGGTGCGGACGCTCCGAGGGCTCCAGAAACAGGGAAACTGTTTTCTTGCTGCTATTAACTGCTTACGGTTGATCCGCCCAGAGTACGCCTGGATAGTGCAGCCAGCTGCCGGAGCTGTG TACGAACGCCCTGGAGCATCCCCGAAGAGAAGCCACGATGGGGAGTGCACGGCTGTTCCAA CAACTCGCCAAATCGAgatcctggagctggaggattTGGAGAGGGAGTGTTTGTTGGCCCGGATCCGGCTGACTCTGGTGCAGCATGACCTGTCGACAGCGGCTGTGGCAG gcAACTCTACACCTGAGGAAACAGTTGCTCTCCTGGTCCGGGCCGGCCTCTTCGACACCGCCATCACTCTGTGCCAAACATTCAAGCTGCCCTTGACGCCTATCTTCGAAGGACTCACTTTCAA GTGCAtcaagctgcagctgggaggggaggcagcGCAGGCAGAGGCCTGGGACTGGCTAGCAGCAAACCAGCTCTCCGCACTCGTTACCACCAAGGAGTCCAG TGCCACAGATGAAGCTTGGCGGCTGCTGTCATCCTATTTGGAGCGTTACCCATCCCAAAACAGTCTCTACCATCGCTGCGTCATCAACAAGCTCTTGGCGCATGGGATACCTCTTCCCAACTGGCTCATTAACAGCTACAAG AAAGTGGATGCTGCCGAGCTGCTGCGTCTCTATCTGAATTACGATctgctggaggaggctgtggATCTGGTCCTGGAGTATGTAGACGCTGTGCTGGGCAAAGGGCATCAGTATTTTGGAATCGAG TTCCCGCTGTCTGCCACGGCCCCCATGGTGTGGCTGCCCTACACCGCCATCGACcagctgctccaggcactgcaggagAGCACCACCAACCATTACAACGTTGCG CTCTACCAGAAGTTGCATGACAAGATGGAGGACTACCAGCAGAAGGTCAGCGTGGCCACCCGGGATCGCCTGTACCGCCGTAACTAg